DNA sequence from the Sceloporus undulatus isolate JIND9_A2432 ecotype Alabama chromosome 4, SceUnd_v1.1, whole genome shotgun sequence genome:
CAGTCAACGGATGCATGTCAATACAGAATATACCTTTATTGTAAACATCCACAGTGATGGAAGACACCTTGCCTGTGGGATAGTTACTTTGAAAATCTTCATGAGCCATTCCTGAGAACTGTTGTTCCAGCAGTTTTATATGCAAGATATATTTAGGGTTTCCATCAAAGGTATAGCCTTCTTGCAGAATGTGTGCCTGGAATGCCAGCACATGTGGATTGCTCACAGTTACATAAGGATGTGCCCCAGTGCCTGGCTTGGGCACAAATGTGACATTGAAAGAAAGTTCCTGCTTCACATCAATGTTATACATGTGTTCATGAAACTCACCGCTAAGGATCTCTATTGGACAAGGCTGCATTGGTGGCCGTAGATCCATGAGCCTAGCTTGTATGTTGATGGTACATTTATGGAAATTATAATAATCAGAAAAATTGCTGTGGATGGGGTTTATGATACTAAGTGTTCCTCTGTCTTCAAACATCATCACCTCACAGATGCTATCAGGCTTGGTCACATTCTTTTCCCCAAGAAGCACCATTTGGATAGAGACCATATCCAGGCTTCCATAAAAAAGTCGATTCTTGGTGAGGGCTGCAACCTCAGAACTGCTGGTAGCCACAAAACATACACCTTGGTCGTGTGTAGGGAAGGTTTTGTTAGGATAAGCGTCTGTGGGAAGTACAGTGATGGTTTCTATTGTCTGGCCATTGTTGGAAGAGCTCACAAAGTTGTCATGGGTCCAAAGTATGATGAAACCTCTTAGGCCAGGGGCCATTATGCTGAGAACTTTTTCTTTATCGTGAAGGGTTAAATCAAATTGTGTGCCTGTGTCACCGGACATATACTCTAGGTCTCCATATACAAAATGAATCAAAGATGAATTACCTTCAGTTCTATTGAGGAGCAATCCAATTTCAGATGAGGAAGCAAAATAGTACACTCCAAGCACTATGCCATCCTTGTATGGTCTTCCCAGTAACAGTTCGAATTTAAAGCCTCCATTTTTGGAGTAGTAGATCTCACTGTCACTGGCCAAACTGCCTGTGTCATATGCCACAACAACTGTACTCATATTGTAACAGACAGGATTTTGTCCATCGAAGCAACAACTATACTGTGAAAGTTCAGTAACTGGACTATTAATCCCTGTTGCTGGCAACCATACATCTAGTAccttataaaaataaagataaactCTTCCATTTATGACTAGTACAATACGACTACTGTGGATAAAGACAGCAGCACTAACCAAGGCTGGTGACTTTGCTAAAACTGCTGGGACCATTACTGGCTGAAGGCTGCTCTCAAATCTGTCCACGCTgataaaaactttttttcctaGGTATATGCTTGGAGTATGCCCTTCTTCAAATCTCTTTGCACACGGGTGCACTATTATGATAGGGTTATCATGGATGAAACTAAGGAGGTGGCCAGCTGGAGGTTTTCCTCTTACCATTTTCAAATCAAAAGACGTGGCTGAACGAACTAGTCTCTGAGAGCTACACGGCCAGGCACCAACATGCATACTAACTGGGAGGAGCCAGAGCTTCACTAATAAGGCCAAGTAGATGTCAGATTCCAGGAACAACATGGTCCTCTTTCCTTTCATCAATTACAGTCTGTTATATCAGGGCTCAGATTAAAGGAGCTGCAGTTGCATGATCTCAGTTTCCCTCAGACTTTGCCGgtcaactgctctggctgctggTTCCGAGAGGCAGTTGGCTGGTCCGGGGGAGGGGTAGCAATGGGACGG
Encoded proteins:
- the CATSPERD gene encoding cation channel sperm-associated protein subunit delta, which codes for MKGKRTMLFLESDIYLALLVKLWLLPVSMHVGAWPCSSQRLVRSATSFDLKMVRGKPPAGHLLSFIHDNPIIIVHPCAKRFEEGHTPSIYLGKKVFISVDRFESSLQPVMVPAVLAKSPALVSAAVFIHSSRIVLVINGRVYLYFYKVLDVWLPATGINSPVTELSQYSCCFDGQNPVCYNMSTVVVAYDTGSLASDSEIYYSKNGGFKFELLLGRPYKDGIVLGVYYFASSSEIGLLLNRTEGNSSLIHFVYGDLEYMSGDTGTQFDLTLHDKEKVLSIMAPGLRGFIILWTHDNFVSSSNNGQTIETITVLPTDAYPNKTFPTHDQGVCFVATSSSEVAALTKNRLFYGSLDMVSIQMVLLGEKNVTKPDSICEVMMFEDRGTLSIINPIHSNFSDYYNFHKCTINIQARLMDLRPPMQPCPIEILSGEFHEHMYNIDVKQELSFNVTFVPKPGTGAHPYVTVSNPHVLAFQAHILQEGYTFDGNPKYILHIKLLEQQFSGMAHEDFQSNYPTGKVSSITVDVYNKGIFCIDMHPLTALIAVDCPPKKHIRIVRTTNACSKGLFKPRLLQNFTYTIDNHIYDPKFLGRKGLPQENLNVSYRYDLWRCPLLLYYDSPWIPTLELWENDEFVEYVAADFILLEVNGMHNYDYLQNEVEANCISGAQNWTTQIELDPENDPTTAWNRQNYESCKLSRGNHSLPSSASKYQILNKKEDNRIIFPQYNGIYVFKVIVVDTEYSYCDLTTIFSVYVHGALPKSEINVGKTLVSFLVLIFGSILMVYFFPILLKENARMKSVWN